One Vitis vinifera cultivar Pinot Noir 40024 chromosome 8, ASM3070453v1 genomic window carries:
- the LOC100247021 gene encoding flavonoid 3',5'-hydroxylase 2, whose product MAVDTMVQIDELLFTALVFLVTNFFVKRITSMSRSSRRLPPGPRGWPVVGCLPLLGAMPHVALAQLAQKYGAIMYLKLGTCDVVVASKPDSARAFLKTLDLNFSNRPPNAGATHIAYEAQDFVFADIGPRWNLLRKLTSLHMLGAKSFKDWGAIRGAEIGHMIQAMCELSRRGEPVVVPEMVSCALANIIGQKSLSRRVFETQGSESNDFKEMVVELMRLAGLFNVGDFIPSIAWMDLQGTEGKMKLLHNKFDALLTRMIEEHSATAHERLGNPDILDVVMAEQEYSGGVKLSMVNIKALLLNLFIAGTDTSSGTIEWALAEILKNPTMLKRAHAEMDRVIGKNRLLQESDVPKLPYLEAICKETFRKHPSVPLNIPRVSANACEVDGYYIPEDTRLFVNVWAIGRDPEVWENPLEFKPERFLSEKNARISPWGNDFELLPFGAGRRMCAGIRMGIEVVTYALGTLVHSFDWKLPKGDELNMDEAFGLVLQKAVPLSAMVTPRLHPSAYKAQV is encoded by the exons ATGGCAGTAGACACAATGGTACAGATTGATGAGCTCCTCTTCACAGCTCTGGTCTTTCTAgtgacaaatttttttgttaaacgCATAACCTCCATGTCTAGGTCTAGTCGCCGGCTGCCGCCAGGACCCAGAGGGTGGCCAGTGGTCGGTTGCTTGCCGCTCCTAGGGGCCATGCCGCATGTGGCACTTGCCCAGTTGGCTCAAAAGTATGGAGCCATCATGTACCTAAAGCTAGGCACATGTGACGTGGTGGTTGCATCGAAGCCAGATTCGGCTCGAGcttttttgaaaactttggaCTTAAATTTCTCCAACCGTCCACCGAATGCAGGTGCCACCCACATCGCGTATGAAGCACAAGATTTTGTGTTTGCAGACATTGGGCCACGGTGGAACTTGCTAAGGAAGCTGACCAGTTTGCATATGCTGGGTGCCAAGTCTTTCAAAGATTGGGGTGCCATCAGGGGAGCCGAGATTGGACACATGATCCAAGCCATGTGTGAGTTGAGCAGGCGGGGCGAGCCCGTGGTGGTGCCAGAGATGGTGTCATGCGCTCTTGCAAATATAATTGGGCAGAAAAGTCTGAGTCGTCGAGTGTTTGAGACACAGGGGTCGGAGTCTAATGACTTCAAGGAAATGGTGGTTGAGCTTATGAGATTGGCAGGGTTGTTTAATGTTGGCGATTTCATACCATCGATTGCGTGGATGGACCTGCAAGGAACTGAGGGGAAAATGAAGCTTTTGCACAACAAGTTTGATGCATTACTCACAAGGATGATCGAGGAGCACTCGGCAACTGCCCATGAGCGCCTGGGAAATCCAGATATCCTCGATGTTGTTATGGCCGAACAAGAGTATTCGGGCGGCGTGAAGCTGTCCATGGTCAATATCAAAGCCCTTCTCTTG AATTTATTTATTGCTGGCACTGATACATCATCGGGCACCATTGAATGGGCGCTAGCAGAGATTTTAAAGAACCCCACCATGCTCAAGCGCGCACATGCAGAGATGGACCGAGTCATTGGAAAGAATCGTTTGCTTCAAGAGTCGGATGTTCCAAAACTCCCCTACCTGGAAGCAATTTGTAAGGAAACATTTCGAAAGCACCCATCAGTGCCACTCAATATTCCAAGGGTGTCAGCCAATGCTTGTGAGGTCGATGGTTACTACATACCTGAAGACACTAGGCTCTTTGTCAATGTATGGGCAATCGGGCGCGACCCAGAAGTGTGGGAAAATCCACTGGAGTTCAAGCCAGAAAGGTTTTTGAGCGAAAAGAATGCAAGAATCAGCCCATGGGGGAATGACTTTGAGCTCCTACCATTCGGGGCAGGGCGAAGGATGTGCGCAGGCATAAGAATGGGAATTGAGGTTGTAACGTATGCCCTGGGAACGCTGGTACATTCATTTGACTGGAAGCTCCCAAAGGGGGATGAGCTCAACATGGATGAGGCCTTCGGGCTGGTGCTGCAAAAGGCTGTGCCGCTCTCAGCCATGGTCACCCCTCGGCTACATCCAAGCGCGTATAAGGCTCAGGTATGA
- the LOC100252149 gene encoding transcription factor TGA2.2, protein MGSRTVKVGAEDVSKVTPGMPSFIPQIPISNSIGTEGNNIRSRISDFGALEQSLGFRIEDAVDLSRNSVFNSAKPSSQAPSTDLQFGALNKTSTVQKELQQNIASVSGSHRENWGESNMADASPRTDTSTDVDTDEKNQRFEMGQSAALVASDSSDRSKEKAGDQKTLRRLAQNREAARKSRLRKKAYVQQLENSRMKLTQLEQELQRARQQGIFISSSGDQSHSMSGNGALAFDVEYARWLEEHNRQINELRSAVNSHASDTELRTIVDNVTAHFDDIFRLKGIAAKADVFHILSGMWKTPAERCFMWIGGFRSSEVLKLLVNQLEPLTEQQLMSIYNLQQSSQQAEDALSQGMEALQQSLAETLTSGSPGPSGSSGNVANYMGQMAMAMGKLGTLEGFLRQADNLRQQTLQQMHRILTTRQSARALLAINDYFSRLRALSSLWLARPRE, encoded by the exons ATGGGTAGTAGAACAGTGAAGGTTGGTGCGGAAGATGTTAGCAAAGTCACGCCCGGGATGCCGAGCTTCATTCCTCAGATACCCATATCCAATTCCat TGGCACAGAGGGAAACAATATTCGCTCTCGAATTTCAGATTTTGGGGCGCTGGAGCAGTCCCTTGGATTTCGTATAGAGGATGCTGTTGATCTTAGTAGAA attcTGTATTCAATTCAGCAAAGCCAAGTAGCCAGGCACCAAGTACCGACCTCCAATTTGGCGCTCTAAATAAG ACATCAACAGTACAAAAGGAACTACAACAAAATATAGCTTCTGTTTCTGGTAGTCATCGTGAGAACTGGGGAGAGTCCAATATGGCAGATGCCAGTCCGAGGACTGATACCTCAACAGATGTGGACACGGATGAAAAGAATCAAAGG TTTGAAATGGGTCAATCAGCTGCTCTTGTGGCCTCTGATTCGAGTGACAGATCAAAAGAAAAAGCCGGTGATCAGAAg ACATTACGCCGGCTTGCTCAAAATCGTGAAGCTGCCAGAAAAAGCCGATTAAGGAAAAAG GCATATGTGCAACAGCTGGAGAATAGTCGGATGAAGCTGACCCAACTTGAACAAGAGCTCCAGCGAGCCCGCCAGCAG GGCATATTCATTTCAAGCTCAGGAGACCAATCCCATTCAATGAGTGGAAATG GGGCCTTGGCATTTGATGTAGAATATGCTCGGTGGCTAGAAGAGCACAACAGGCAAATAAATGAACTGCGATCGGCTGTCAATTCACATGCAAGTGACACTGAACTTCGCACAATTGTGGACAATGTTACAGCACATTTTGACGACATTTTCAGGTTGAAAGGCATTGCAGCCAAGGCTGATGTCTTCCACATCCTGTCAGGAATGTGGAAGACACCTGCAGAACGGTGTTTTATGTGGATTGGCGGTTTCCGTTCATCTGAAGTCCTCAAG CTTCTTGTAAACCAATTGGAGCCTCTAACGGAGCAACAGTTGATGAGCATCTACAACTTGCAGCAGTCATCCCAACAGGCGGAGGATGCTCTCTCCCAAGGGATGGAGGCCTTGCAACAATCTCTGGCTGAGACGTTAACCAGTGGCTCACCTGGCCCATCTGGATCATCAGGGAATGTGGCAAACTATATGGGCCAGATGGCCATGGCAATGGGTAAGCTAGGGACTCTTGAGGGATTTCTTCGTCAG GCTGATAATCTGCGCCAGCAGACGCTACAGCAGATGCACCGTATATTGACAACCCGGCAGTCTGCACGTGCTCTTCTTGCAATAAATGACTACTTCTCCCGACTTCGAGCCCTCAGCTCTCTGTGGCTTGCGCGGCCACGGGAATGA
- the LOC100243497 gene encoding sigma factor binding protein 2, chloroplastic, whose product MDKALSVDQRKASGKAKAKKTTTKPFKVVYIGNPRMVKVKESEFRALVQELTGQDADISDPTVFEEIHDVGGNQKVPDVANNENELELDVPPVDRGDEPPQMSDIPMEQLDDVFTPQLLENFTGLLQSTLWYESPHVNVLRSL is encoded by the coding sequence ATGGATAAAGCACTGAGTGTTGATCAAAGGAAAGCAAGCGGAAAGGCGAAAGCGAAGAAGACAACAACCAAACCATTCAAAGTAGTGTACATCGGCAACCCCAGAATGGTGAAGGTCAAGGAGTCAGAATTCAGGGCTTTGGTGCAAGAACTCACTGGCCAAGATGCCGACATATCAGACCCCACTGTGTTTGAAGAGATCCACGATGTCGGTGGCAATCAAAAGGTTCCTGATGTTGCTAACAATGAGAATGAACTTGAACTGGACGTCCCTCCAGTGGACCGTGGTGATGAGCCACCTCAGATGTCTGATATTCCGATGGAGCAGTTGGATGATGTCTTCACGCCTCAGCTACTGGAGAATTTCACCGGCCTATTGCAGTCCACTTTGTGGTATGAATCTCCTCATGTTAATGTGCTGAGGAGCCTTTAA
- the LOC100241889 gene encoding nudix hydrolase 16, mitochondrial has product MSELVARTGRHQQRYEDGCRLVAGCIPFKYRNSVESNGAASQKIVEVLMINSTSGPGLLFPKGGWENDETVEEAALREALEEAGVRGDLKHFLGCYLFKSKTLQDESCPEGLCKAAMFALLVKEELPSWPEQSTRERSWLTIPEAIERCRHPWMRKALEEGFSKWHDDHLKINGKEEDIHIS; this is encoded by the exons ATGTCTGAATTGGTAGCCCGTACTGGTCGGCATCAGCAGCGCTATGAGGATGGTTGCCGCCTGGTTGCCgg GTGTATTCCTTTTAAGTATAGAAATTCTGTTGAAAGCAATGGTGCTGCATCTCAGAAGATTGTTGAGGTGCTAATGATCAACTCAACTAGTGGCCCCGGCCTTCTCTTTCCAAAG GGTGGCTGGGAAAATGATGAAACTGTTGAGGAGGCAGCACTACGTGAAGCTTTGGAAGAGGCTGGAGTTCGGGGTGATTTAAAG CATTTCCTGGGGTGCTACCTGTTTAAGAGCAAAACCCTCCAAGATGAGTCTTGTCCTGAAGGATTGTGCAAAGCTGCCATGTTTGCTTTGCTCGTAAAAGAGGAGCTCCCATCTTGGCCAGAACAAAGCACTCGCGAGAGAAGTTGGCTAACGATTCCTGAAGCTATTGAGCGTTGCCGACATCCATGGATGCGAAAGGCCCTTGAGGAAGGTTTctccaagtggcatgatgatcactTAAAAATTAACGGTAAGGAAGAGGACATTCACATTTCTTAA